The following are encoded in a window of Cydia strobilella chromosome 1, ilCydStro3.1, whole genome shotgun sequence genomic DNA:
- the LOC134748699 gene encoding chitinase A-like, with protein sequence MGYPVALVIAALALAHAAPPGKPSLGWGERTFAIVEVNQAATAYNQLVKRHDAAVVSVTWNVWSGDAADKSRVLLNGQEYWSGSGQSTGSASFKVKKGGRYQMVVELCNKDGCSSSDPTEIVVADTDGSHLPPLDYSMGERNKPFKQTSGKVVGAYFVEWGVYPRKFPVDRVPVPNLSHLLYGFIPICGGDGINDSLKEIEGSFQALQRSCSGREDFKVSIHDPWAALQKPQKGLSGWNEPYKGNFGQLMSLKQARPDLKILPSVGGWTLADPFFFFDDKVKRDRFVASVKDFLQTWKFFDGVDIDWEFPGGKGANPHLGGPKDGEVYVTLMKELRGMLNELSAETGKKYELTSAISAGWDKIQVVNYKEAQQYMDHIFFMSYDFKGAWSNDTLGHQTALHAPAWNPKETYTTDFGTKVLLAQGVNPKKIVVGVAMYGRGWTGVHGYEDPKNPFLGNATGPCKGSWQDGVVDYRDIANGIAQGKWEYTYDNVAEAPYVFRKETGDLITYDDARSVIAKGKYVRANKLGGLFAWEIDADNGDILNAMNQGLGNNAF encoded by the coding sequence ATGGGGTATCCAGTGGCATTAGTCATCGCGGCGCTGGCGCTAGCGCACGCCGCCCCGCCGGGGAAGCCTTCCCTCGGCTGGGGAGAGCGCACCTTCGCCATCGTGGAAGTCAATCAAGCAGCCACAGCGTACAATCAGCTCGTCAAGCGCCACGATGCTGCCGTCGTCTCCGTCACGTGGAACGTCTGGTCTGGCGACGCCGCCGACAAATCCAGGGTACTTCTCAACGGACAGGAATACTGGTCGGGATCCGGACAGTCCACGGGCTCAGCTTCTTTCAAAGTCAAGAAGGGAGGACGCTACCAAATGGTTGTAGAATTATGCAACAAGGACGGATGCAGCTCTAGCGACCCTACTGAAATCGTTGTCGCCGATACTGATGGAAGCCATTTGCCCCCGTTAGATTACAGCATGGGAGAAAGGAATAAGCCTTTCAAGCAGACTTCCGGGAAAGTAGTTGGAGCGTATTTTGTTGAATGGGGCGTGTATCCCAGGAAATTCCCCGTGGATAGAGTACCTGTGCCCAATCTGAGCCATCTCTTGTACGGTTTCATCCCAATTTGCGGTGGTGACGGTATCAACGACAGTCTGAAGGAGATCGAGGGAAGTTTCCAAGCTCTACAGCGTTCTTGCAGTGGTCGCGAGGATTTCAAAGTATCCATCCACGATCCTTGGGCCGCTCTGCAAAAGCCTCAGAAGGGACTCTCGGGATGGAACGAGCCTTACAAGGGTAACTTCGGCCAGCTGATGTCTCTTAAACAGGCCCGCCCAGACTTGAAGATCCTGCCTTCCGTTGGTGGCTGGACTCTGGCTGatcccttcttcttcttcgacgATAAAGTCAAGCGTGACCGCTTCGTAGCATCAGTCAAGGATTTCCTCCAGACTTGGAAGTTCTTCGATGGCGTCGATATCGACTGGGAATTCCCCGGAGGCAAGGGAGCCAACCCTCATTTAGGAGGTCCCAAGGATGGTGAAGTCTACGTTACTCTCATGAAGGAACTGCGCGGTATGCTGAACGAACTCTCCGCTGAAACTGGTAAGAAATACGAGCTGACATCGGCCATCAGCGCCGGCTGGGACAAGATCCAAGTTGTCAACTACAAAGAGGCTCAGCAATACATGGACCATATCTTCTTTATGAGTTACGACTTTAAAGGCGCTTGGTCTAACGATACGCTTGGACACCAGACTGCTTTACACGCGCCGGCTTGGAATCCTAAGGAAACTTACACCACAGACTTCGGTACGAAGGTGCTGCTTGCTCAAGGAGTGAATCCTAAGAAGATCGTCGTCGGCGTCGCAATGTACGGCCGAGGTTGGACCGGCGTGCACGGTTACGAGGACCCGAAGAATCCCTTCCTTGGAAACGCTACAGGGCCCTGCAAGGGTTCATGGCAAGACGGAGTCGTTGACTACAGAGATATAGCCAATGGAATAGCGCAAGGGAAATGGGAGTACACTTACGACAACGTCGCGGAGGCTCCTTACGTATTCAGAAAAGAGACGGGCGATCTCATAACTTATGATGACGCAAGGTCGGTCATTGCCAAGGGCAAATATGTGAGGGCGAATAAACTCGGTGGGTTATTCGCTTGGGAAATAGACGCTGACAACGGTGATATCTTGAACGCAATGAATCAAGGTCTAGGTAATAATGCGTTTTAA